The Chloroflexota bacterium genome includes a region encoding these proteins:
- a CDS encoding ATP-dependent Clp protease ATP-binding subunit produces MAGMERFTQRARRVLSLAHQEAEQMRHSQIGSEHLLLGLVREEGGVAGRVLRELGLEPQRVQEIVARQIGPGDYTGGQIDLAPETQQILRYALEEATRLGHQYIGTEHLLLGLLRMPDSMAMRVLHRLGVTPDQIRRQTRRVLHETGSMTSTRPQAGRRGKKEQKKASLLEQLATDLTALAEAGELDPVIGRETEIERVIQILARRTKNNPALIGEPGVGKTAIVEGLAQRIVEGNVPAPLLGKRVLQLDVGSLVAGTIYRGQFEERLKRVIDELKASEAILFIDEFHMLVGAGAAGSAVDAANILKPALSRGELQVIGATTLDEYRKYIESDSALERRFQPVMVDEPSVEETVEILKGVRPVYEEHHHLSISDEALESAARLSARYVSDRFLPDKAIDLVDEAASRVRMYKSPTAQQSRALIDELRRLRENLALALENNQSEEAYALQERIRAVEADLEQLRVGWDRATSPTVTSEDIAEVVSMWTGVPVTQLANEESERLLRMEEELKRQIVGQDEAIESIAKAVRRARAGLKDPHRPIGSFLFLGPTGVGKTELTKALARFMFGSEDALIHLDMSEFMERHTTSRLVGAPPGYVGYEEAGQLTEAIRRRPYSIVVFDEIEKAHPEVHNMLLQIMEEGHLTDAKGRKVDFRNAIIIMTSNVGADMIKRQTSLGFRLQRDQALEERLSYQEMRKKLLESLKRVFRPEFINRVDAVIVFRSLSKEDILEIVSLELGKVQARLAEQGYTLEATPAALERLAELGYDPEMGARPLRRVIQQKVEDPISEALLGGAFGEGTGIVVDVDEEGEIVLRAAEETSEESPPALPLPAA; encoded by the coding sequence GTGGCCGGAATGGAACGGTTCACTCAAAGGGCTCGGCGGGTGCTGAGCCTGGCGCATCAGGAAGCCGAACAGATGCGCCATTCCCAAATTGGCAGCGAACATCTGCTGCTCGGCCTGGTGCGTGAAGAAGGCGGCGTGGCCGGGCGGGTTTTGCGCGAATTGGGGCTGGAGCCGCAGCGTGTGCAGGAAATCGTTGCCCGGCAAATCGGCCCCGGAGATTATACCGGGGGCCAGATTGACCTGGCCCCTGAAACCCAGCAGATTTTGCGTTACGCTCTGGAAGAAGCCACGCGCCTGGGGCATCAGTATATCGGCACCGAGCATCTTTTGCTGGGCCTGCTGCGGATGCCCGATAGCATGGCGATGCGCGTGCTGCACCGCCTGGGCGTCACGCCCGACCAGATTCGGCGGCAAACCCGCCGGGTGTTGCACGAAACCGGCAGCATGACATCCACCCGCCCCCAGGCCGGAAGGCGCGGCAAGAAAGAGCAAAAAAAGGCTTCGTTGTTGGAGCAACTGGCCACCGACCTCACCGCCCTGGCCGAAGCAGGCGAACTGGACCCCGTCATCGGGCGGGAGACCGAAATCGAGCGCGTCATTCAAATTCTGGCGCGGCGCACCAAAAACAACCCGGCCCTCATTGGCGAGCCCGGTGTGGGCAAAACCGCCATCGTGGAAGGCCTGGCCCAGCGCATTGTGGAAGGCAATGTGCCCGCGCCACTTCTGGGCAAGCGGGTGCTGCAACTGGATGTCGGCTCGCTGGTCGCGGGCACCATATACCGTGGTCAGTTCGAGGAACGCCTGAAGCGCGTGATCGACGAACTCAAGGCGTCTGAAGCCATCCTCTTCATCGACGAATTCCACATGCTGGTGGGCGCGGGTGCGGCAGGCTCGGCGGTGGACGCAGCCAACATCCTCAAACCCGCGCTTTCCCGCGGAGAATTGCAGGTCATCGGCGCGACCACGCTGGACGAGTACCGCAAGTACATCGAAAGCGACTCGGCCCTGGAGCGCCGCTTCCAGCCGGTGATGGTGGACGAGCCCTCGGTGGAAGAGACGGTAGAGATTCTCAAAGGCGTGCGGCCGGTGTATGAAGAACACCACCACCTCAGCATCTCCGACGAGGCGCTGGAATCGGCGGCGCGGCTTTCCGCCCGCTATGTCAGCGACCGCTTTTTGCCCGACAAGGCCATCGACCTGGTGGACGAGGCGGCTTCCCGCGTGCGGATGTACAAAAGCCCCACCGCCCAGCAAAGCCGCGCCCTGATCGACGAACTCCGCCGCCTGCGGGAAAACCTGGCCCTCGCGCTGGAAAACAACCAGTCCGAAGAGGCTTATGCCCTCCAAGAGAGAATCCGCGCGGTCGAAGCCGACCTGGAGCAACTGCGCGTCGGTTGGGACCGGGCCACCAGCCCCACGGTGACGTCGGAAGACATCGCCGAGGTGGTTTCCATGTGGACGGGCGTGCCTGTGACCCAACTCGCCAACGAAGAGAGCGAGCGCCTGCTGCGCATGGAAGAGGAACTCAAGCGCCAGATTGTGGGGCAGGATGAAGCCATCGAAAGCATCGCCAAAGCGGTGCGGCGGGCGCGGGCTGGCCTGAAAGACCCCCACCGCCCGATTGGGTCTTTCCTCTTCCTCGGCCCCACCGGCGTGGGCAAGACCGAACTCACCAAAGCCCTGGCGCGCTTCATGTTTGGCAGCGAAGACGCCCTCATCCACCTGGATATGTCGGAATTCATGGAGCGCCACACCACCAGCCGTTTGGTGGGCGCCCCGCCGGGCTATGTGGGCTACGAGGAAGCCGGACAACTCACCGAAGCCATCCGCCGCCGTCCTTATTCCATCGTGGTGTTCGACGAAATCGAAAAAGCCCATCCGGAAGTCCACAACATGCTGCTGCAAATCATGGAAGAAGGCCACCTCACCGATGCCAAAGGCCGCAAGGTGGATTTCCGCAACGCCATCATCATCATGACCTCCAACGTGGGCGCCGACATGATCAAGCGGCAGACCTCGCTGGGCTTCCGCCTGCAGCGCGATCAGGCGCTGGAAGAGCGGCTTTCGTATCAGGAGATGCGCAAGAAGTTGCTGGAATCGCTGAAGCGTGTCTTCCGCCCTGAGTTCATCAACCGTGTCGATGCGGTCATCGTCTTCCGCTCGCTGAGCAAGGAAGACATCTTGGAAATCGTCTCGCTGGAACTGGGGAAGGTGCAGGCGCGGCTGGCCGAGCAAGGCTACACGCTGGAAGCCACCCCCGCGGCGCTGGAACGCCTGGCCGAACTGGGCTATGACCCTGAGATGGGCGCCCGTCCTCTGCGGCGGGTCATCCAGCAGAAAGTGGAAGACCCGATTTCGGAAGCTCTGCTGGGTGGGGCGTTTGGCGAAGGCACAGGTATTGTGGTGGATGTGGACGAAGAAGGCGAAATTGTGCTGCGCGCGGCTGAGGAAACCAGCGAGGAAAGCCCGCCCGCCCTGCCACTGCCGGCAGCGTAG
- the ade gene encoding adenine deaminase, with translation MDAKTWYQTRQKLVAVAMGREPADLVIRNGKWVSVQSGEIIPHTDVAVADGRIAFVGADASHAIGEHTTVVDAEGMYLVPGLLDGHMHVESGMVTVTEFVRAAAPHGTTGMFVDPHEIANVFGLKGVRLMVDEARQQPIHVWVQVPSCVPSAPGLETPGGSITPEDVAEAMQWEGIIGLGEMMNFPGVFNGDEKMLREMAETAAAGKTIGGHYASPDLGLPFHGYVAGGPEDDHEGTRLEDAVARVRQGMKAMLRYGSGWLDVAPQVKAITEMRLDSRRFLLCTDDSHAETLVNEGHMDRVLRHAVSQGLPPLTAIQMMTINTAEHFGLSRDIGMIAPGRWADILLVPDIADFHAHKVFAKGRLIAEGGKMLIDLPAYPYPEWARQSVHLGHPLTAADFRLPAPKASGTVKAHVIGIIEGQAPTKHLVMEVPVTDGEVKPNADLDLAKAALVERHHATGTVQVGLVHGFGFRGKCAVASTVAHDSHHMLVVGTDEESMAVAANKLAEVQGGQVVVKDGQVIGLVELPIAGLMSTERADVVAKKAATVLEGFRACGCTIQNPNMQLALMALVVIPELRLSDKGLVDVTQFKFVPVLE, from the coding sequence ATGGACGCCAAAACCTGGTATCAAACCCGCCAGAAACTCGTCGCCGTCGCTATGGGGCGCGAACCCGCGGATCTGGTCATCCGCAACGGCAAGTGGGTGAGCGTGCAGAGCGGCGAAATCATCCCCCACACCGACGTCGCGGTGGCCGATGGCCGCATTGCCTTCGTAGGCGCCGATGCTTCCCACGCCATCGGCGAGCACACCACCGTGGTGGACGCCGAAGGCATGTACCTCGTGCCCGGCCTGCTGGACGGCCACATGCACGTGGAATCGGGCATGGTCACGGTGACGGAATTCGTGCGCGCCGCCGCCCCCCACGGCACCACGGGCATGTTCGTTGACCCCCACGAAATTGCCAACGTCTTCGGCCTGAAGGGCGTGCGCCTGATGGTGGACGAAGCCCGCCAGCAGCCCATCCACGTGTGGGTGCAGGTGCCCTCGTGCGTGCCTTCCGCCCCCGGGCTGGAAACCCCCGGCGGCTCGATTACGCCCGAAGATGTTGCCGAGGCCATGCAATGGGAAGGCATCATCGGCCTGGGCGAAATGATGAACTTCCCCGGCGTGTTCAACGGCGACGAAAAAATGCTGCGCGAAATGGCCGAAACCGCCGCCGCGGGCAAGACCATCGGCGGGCACTACGCCAGCCCCGACCTGGGCCTGCCCTTCCACGGCTATGTGGCCGGCGGCCCCGAAGACGACCACGAAGGCACCCGTCTGGAAGACGCAGTGGCTCGCGTCCGCCAGGGCATGAAGGCTATGCTGCGCTACGGCTCCGGCTGGCTGGATGTCGCCCCGCAGGTCAAAGCCATTACCGAAATGAGGCTGGATTCCCGCCGCTTTTTGCTCTGCACCGACGACAGCCACGCCGAAACCCTGGTCAACGAAGGCCACATGGACCGTGTGCTGCGCCACGCGGTCAGCCAGGGGCTGCCGCCGCTGACCGCCATCCAGATGATGACCATCAACACCGCCGAACACTTCGGCCTCAGCCGCGACATCGGCATGATCGCCCCGGGCCGCTGGGCTGACATCCTGCTGGTGCCCGACATCGCCGACTTCCACGCGCACAAGGTGTTTGCCAAAGGCCGCCTGATTGCCGAAGGCGGCAAAATGCTGATTGACTTGCCCGCCTACCCCTACCCCGAATGGGCGCGGCAATCGGTGCACCTGGGGCACCCGCTCACTGCCGCCGACTTCCGCCTGCCCGCGCCCAAAGCCAGCGGCACGGTCAAAGCCCATGTCATCGGCATCATCGAAGGGCAGGCGCCCACCAAACACCTGGTGATGGAAGTGCCCGTCACCGACGGCGAAGTGAAGCCCAACGCCGACCTGGACCTGGCCAAAGCCGCGCTGGTAGAACGCCACCACGCCACTGGCACGGTGCAGGTGGGCCTGGTGCACGGCTTTGGCTTCCGCGGCAAGTGTGCGGTAGCTTCCACCGTGGCGCACGACAGCCACCACATGCTCGTGGTCGGCACTGACGAAGAAAGCATGGCTGTCGCGGCCAACAAACTCGCGGAGGTGCAGGGTGGTCAGGTGGTCGTGAAAGACGGTCAGGTCATCGGCCTGGTGGAACTGCCCATCGCGGGGTTGATGTCCACCGAACGCGCCGACGTCGTGGCGAAAAAAGCCGCCACCGTGCTGGAAGGCTTCCGTGCATGCGGCTGCACCATTCAGAACCCCAACATGCAACTTGCCCTGATGGCGCTGGTCGTCATCCCCGAACTGCGGCTTTCGGATAAAGGGCTGGTAGACGTCACCCAATTCAAGTTCGTGCCCGTGCTCGAATAA
- a CDS encoding 8-oxoguanine deaminase encodes MSTLLIRNAEVLVTMDDARREIPNGGMFIRDGFIEQVGPTAELPSTADEILDLSGHIVLPGLINTHHHFYQTLTRVIPAAQDANLFHWLTTLYPIWARITPPEFRIATKTALSELALSGCTTAFDHWYLYPNGARLDDEIEAAQEVGLRLHASRGSMSLGESKGGLPPDSVVEEEDFILKDSQRLIEQYHDPNPGSFLQIVLAPCSPFSVTADLMRESAKLAREYGVRLHTHLAETEDEEIFCVEKFGKKPVAYMKELGWIGPDVWFAHSIHVNDEEIALYAEHGVGVAHCPASNMRLGSGIAPIYEMLMAGVPVGLGVDGSASNDGSHLLEETRLAMLLARVRSGVLGFSRSGSGAPPLLTARQALEMATRGGARVLGRDDIGQLAPSKAADFFAVNLNRLDYAGALHDPVAALVFCAPVRADYTVVGGKFVVKEGQLTTVDLPTLIEAHNQAARRIAG; translated from the coding sequence ATGTCCACTCTCCTCATCCGCAACGCTGAAGTTTTAGTGACAATGGATGACGCCCGCCGGGAAATCCCCAACGGCGGGATGTTCATCCGTGACGGCTTTATCGAACAAGTAGGCCCTACCGCCGAACTGCCTTCGACCGCCGATGAAATCCTTGACCTGAGCGGGCACATCGTGTTGCCCGGCCTGATCAACACCCACCACCATTTCTACCAGACCCTCACCCGCGTCATCCCCGCGGCGCAAGATGCCAACCTCTTCCACTGGCTGACCACCCTCTACCCCATTTGGGCGCGCATCACCCCGCCGGAATTCCGCATTGCCACCAAAACCGCGCTTTCCGAACTGGCGCTTTCCGGCTGCACCACCGCCTTTGACCACTGGTATCTCTACCCCAACGGTGCGCGGCTGGATGATGAAATAGAAGCCGCGCAGGAAGTCGGCCTGCGGCTGCACGCCTCGCGCGGCTCCATGAGCCTCGGCGAGAGCAAGGGCGGCCTGCCGCCCGACAGCGTGGTGGAAGAGGAAGACTTCATCCTCAAGGATTCCCAGCGGCTGATTGAGCAATATCACGACCCCAACCCCGGCTCATTCCTGCAAATTGTGCTCGCGCCGTGCTCGCCCTTCAGCGTGACCGCCGACCTGATGCGGGAAAGCGCCAAACTGGCGCGCGAATACGGCGTGCGCCTGCACACCCACCTCGCCGAAACCGAGGACGAGGAAATTTTCTGCGTGGAAAAATTCGGCAAAAAGCCCGTGGCCTACATGAAAGAACTGGGCTGGATCGGCCCCGATGTGTGGTTTGCCCACAGCATCCACGTCAACGATGAGGAAATCGCCCTCTATGCGGAACACGGCGTGGGGGTGGCGCACTGCCCGGCTTCCAACATGCGCTTAGGCTCCGGTATTGCGCCGATTTACGAAATGCTGATGGCCGGCGTGCCGGTGGGCCTGGGCGTGGACGGCTCGGCGAGCAACGACGGCTCGCACCTGCTGGAGGAAACCCGCCTGGCGATGCTGCTGGCGCGGGTGCGCTCCGGCGTGCTGGGCTTTTCGCGCAGCGGCTCGGGCGCGCCGCCGCTGCTGACCGCGCGGCAGGCGTTGGAAATGGCAACCCGCGGTGGCGCGCGTGTGCTGGGCCGCGACGACATCGGCCAACTCGCCCCGAGCAAAGCCGCCGACTTCTTCGCGGTAAACCTCAACCGCTTAGACTACGCCGGCGCGCTGCACGACCCAGTAGCCGCGTTGGTCTTCTGCGCGCCCGTGCGCGCCGATTACACCGTGGTGGGCGGCAAGTTCGTGGTGAAGGAAGGCCAACTCACCACCGTGGACTTGCCCACACTGATTGAAGCCCACAACCAGGCCGCCCGCCGCATCGCCGGGTAA
- the glgP gene encoding alpha-glucan family phosphorylase, with protein MLSFYTDLPNHFSLPRRINRLGELAYNLWWTWQSRAQRLYRYIDASLWEATYHNPVRFLKQVPRARLNAVAANKHFLSRYDAVITAFDRYLQAKATWFHHEYPDVDGIIAYFSTEFGLHETLPIYAGGLGVLSGDHLKEASDLGLPLVAVGFFYTHGYFTQRISEDGWQEALPVDLNYDDLPIIPLYDEEGNPLTVSVALPDRDVRVRLWTIQVGRVPLVLLDTDVEGNTPADRQLTSRLYSSELDLRISQEIILGIGGVRALRKLGCAPQVWHMNEGHSAFMTLERIREGVAQGKTFEEAAQEVARSSVFTTHTPVPAGNDEFPTWLVERYFARLWPELGLTRDGFLDLARREHTWGETFSMPILALRLAEYRNGVSELHGRVARKMWHFLWPERKEDDVPITHITNGVHVDTWLARRLGLLFDRYLGADWREHMDDPEIWEQVDRIPDGELWAVRRHLKRKLVAYLRERARKMWLELRVHPVQVVASGVLLDPYALTIGFARRFATYKRANLVLSDFERLLSLLNRPNMPVQIIFAGKAHPADEPGKRLIQEVYRKVKLAENGGRLVFVEDYDMNLARYLVQGVDVWLNTPRRPNEASGTSGMKAAINGVLNFSVLDGWWREGYNGRNGWAIGDETEYDDPAAQDAADAESLYAVLENEIIPLYYKRRSSDGLPAEWLARVRESIRTVTPQFSTRRMVKEYMRALYAPAMQGKAADADLPPLQG; from the coding sequence ATGCTTTCCTTCTATACCGACCTACCCAACCATTTCAGCCTGCCCCGCCGCATCAACCGGCTGGGCGAACTGGCCTACAACCTCTGGTGGACCTGGCAGTCGCGCGCCCAACGGCTTTACCGCTACATTGATGCTTCGCTTTGGGAAGCCACTTACCACAACCCGGTGCGCTTCCTCAAGCAGGTGCCGCGCGCCCGCCTGAATGCGGTGGCTGCGAACAAGCATTTTCTCAGCCGCTACGATGCGGTCATAACCGCCTTCGACCGCTACCTGCAGGCTAAAGCGACATGGTTCCACCACGAATATCCTGACGTTGACGGCATCATTGCTTATTTTTCCACCGAGTTTGGGCTGCACGAAACCCTGCCTATCTATGCCGGTGGCCTGGGCGTGCTTTCGGGCGATCACCTCAAGGAAGCCAGCGACCTCGGCCTGCCTCTGGTGGCCGTGGGCTTCTTCTACACCCACGGCTACTTTACCCAACGTATCAGCGAAGACGGCTGGCAGGAAGCCCTGCCCGTGGACCTGAACTACGACGACCTGCCCATCATTCCTCTCTACGACGAGGAAGGCAATCCCCTGACGGTTTCGGTGGCGCTCCCCGACCGTGACGTCCGCGTGCGGTTGTGGACGATTCAGGTGGGGCGCGTGCCGTTAGTGCTGCTCGATACCGATGTAGAAGGCAACACCCCCGCCGACCGTCAGTTGACTTCCCGCCTTTACAGCAGCGAACTGGACTTGCGCATTTCGCAGGAAATCATTTTGGGCATCGGCGGCGTGCGCGCCCTGCGGAAACTCGGCTGCGCGCCGCAGGTGTGGCACATGAACGAGGGGCACTCGGCGTTCATGACCCTGGAACGCATCCGCGAGGGGGTGGCGCAGGGCAAAACCTTTGAGGAAGCCGCGCAGGAAGTCGCCCGCAGCAGCGTGTTCACCACCCACACCCCGGTGCCTGCGGGCAACGACGAATTCCCCACGTGGCTGGTGGAACGCTATTTCGCCCGCCTGTGGCCGGAACTCGGCCTCACCCGCGACGGCTTCCTGGATCTGGCGCGCCGCGAGCACACCTGGGGCGAAACCTTTTCCATGCCCATCCTTGCCCTGCGCTTAGCCGAATATCGCAACGGCGTTTCGGAACTGCATGGCCGTGTTGCCCGCAAGATGTGGCACTTCCTCTGGCCTGAGCGCAAGGAAGACGACGTCCCCATCACCCACATCACCAACGGCGTGCACGTGGATACCTGGCTGGCCCGCCGCTTAGGGCTGCTCTTTGACCGCTATCTGGGTGCGGACTGGCGAGAGCACATGGACGACCCCGAAATCTGGGAGCAGGTTGACCGCATTCCCGACGGTGAACTGTGGGCGGTGCGCCGCCACCTGAAGCGCAAACTGGTAGCCTACCTGCGGGAACGCGCCCGCAAAATGTGGCTGGAACTGCGGGTGCATCCGGTGCAGGTGGTGGCTTCCGGCGTGCTGCTCGACCCCTACGCGCTCACCATTGGCTTTGCCCGCCGCTTTGCCACCTACAAGCGCGCTAACCTGGTGCTGAGCGATTTCGAGCGCCTGCTCAGCCTGCTCAACCGCCCCAACATGCCGGTGCAAATCATCTTTGCGGGCAAAGCCCACCCCGCCGACGAGCCGGGCAAGCGCCTGATTCAGGAGGTTTACCGCAAGGTCAAACTGGCAGAAAACGGCGGGCGCTTAGTGTTCGTGGAAGATTACGACATGAACCTGGCCCGTTACTTAGTGCAGGGCGTGGATGTGTGGCTGAACACGCCCCGCCGCCCCAACGAGGCTTCGGGCACCTCGGGCATGAAAGCCGCCATCAACGGCGTGCTCAACTTTTCGGTGCTGGACGGCTGGTGGCGGGAAGGCTACAACGGGCGCAACGGCTGGGCCATTGGCGACGAAACGGAATACGACGACCCCGCCGCGCAGGACGCCGCTGACGCCGAAAGCCTGTATGCCGTGCTGGAAAACGAAATCATCCCGCTCTATTACAAGCGCCGCTCTTCCGATGGCCTGCCTGCCGAGTGGTTGGCGCGGGTGCGGGAATCCATCCGCACGGTGACGCCGCAGTTCAGTACCCGCCGCATGGTGAAAGAGTACATGCGGGCGCTCTATGCGCCAGCGATGCAAGGGAAGGCAGCCGATGCGGATTTGCCACCCTTGCAAGGGTGA